From Daucus carota subsp. sativus chromosome 6, DH1 v3.0, whole genome shotgun sequence, the proteins below share one genomic window:
- the LOC108224838 gene encoding syntaxin-121, with product MNNLFTSSFSADDENELNPSHVIEMTPTSGDNLESFFKDVEAIKLQLQSLDAHYTDLKSCHEQSKTLHNAQAVKNLRHKMDSHVSSSLKIAKQVKSNLQALEKSNAASRKLPNSGPGTSSDRTRTSVISGLSKKLQTSMSSFSSLRETIASEYRDTVKRRYFTVTGENADETVLEDLISTGESETFLQKAIQVQGRGQVMDTISEIQERHDAVRTIEKNLMELHQVFLDMSVLVESQGEQLDNIESHVERASSYVRGGTRQLEVAKKTQRNTRKWTCYAIILLLIIIAAIVLSIRPWK from the coding sequence atgaACAATTTATTCACCTCATCATTCTCCGCGGACGACGAAAATGAGCTCAATCCCTCTCATGTCATCGAAATGACTCCAACCTCAGGCGATAATCTCGAGTCCTTCTTCAAAGACGTCGAGGCCATCAAACTCCAGCTCCAGAGCCTCGATGCACACTACACCGATCTCAAATCATGCCACGAGCAATCCAAGACTCTCCACAACGCACAAGCCGTCAAGAATCTCCGCCACAAAATGGACTCTCACGTCTCCAGCTCTCTCAAAATCGCCAAACAAGTCAAATCAAATCTCCAGGCTCTCGAAAAGTCCAACGCGGCGAGTCGTAAGCTCCCGAACTCCGGTCCAGGCACCTCCTCGGACCGGACTCGTACTTCAGTCATTAGCGGTTTAAGCAAAAAACTCCAGACCAGCATGTCTTCGTTCAGCTCGCTCCGCGAAACAATCGCGAGCGAGTATCGCGACACGGTGAAGCGCAGGTACTTTACGGTGACTGGCGAGAACGCGGACGAGACGGTCCTGGAGGATCTGATCTCGACGGGCGAGAGCGAGACGTTTTTGCAGAAAGCGATTCAGGTGCAGGGGAGGGGACAGGTGATGGATACGATAAGCGAGATACAGGAACGGCACGATGCGGTGAGGACGATCGAGAAGAATTTGATGGAGTTGCATCAGGTATTTTTGGATATGTCTGTGTTGGTGGAATCGCAGGGGGAGCAGCTGGATAATATTGAGAGCCATGTGGAAAGAGCGAGCTCGTATGTGAGGGGAGGAACGAGGCAACTGGAAGTGGCGAAGAAGACGCAGAGGAATACGAGGAAGTGGACTTGTTATGCTattattttattgcttattatcaTTGCTGCTATTGTTTTGTCCATCAGGCCCTGGAAGTAG
- the LOC108226922 gene encoding uncharacterized protein LOC108226922 isoform X2, with protein METKIVFPGVYSAELVVCTMWEALRPDISLLAEKCLLWLLLEAGSLPVNVFQGCLIDESLPFSLCKNQDRNVQDADDYDGEPKDDGVTPKDDDIYEEVNDGLEDHNMSGGESSGEGDQEVEDNSGSYGNGGSDDNDDDDTDMEEYSDDDEEEETDEEDEDDREDDRSNSEDSTDDNKQFPRLKNARDVYTSEDTFRLFEHERRKTRTLDIDVISDLDLRRRGLEITYEVRKSWQFEGRYTVTVLPMDGIVECSCKFFESSGVLCSHSQLALKCLRIDKIPDCCILQKDKNLTPGPAEGSVTKNQEERRQSSPHHTDFNRYAGPGREIISGFQSDEEIRTDYIDPPLLRHASEIFSSNIFSMFQKEYKKSEYLIAREADIIIEDGLIVHYVVEKLGNYSYCSAPRHAVFAVPSDGTVCCSCKKFMKNGLLCCHAIVVLDYLCIVKIPGQYILDQFKKDETVSAVQKIHGSEYQNLISFLIYRVIEKISDELFVKRIRSEESVRLLETRLDKVEGVLKCIQINQECVHLHESRINELKDTLKGIKNNLDSEKVDRDIKLATGKITGAAKEPTVKESTGSHNDSTSQVFGKVEQSTNITEASSCSSPPTNFGTQSDAADK; from the exons ATGGAGACAAAAATAGTCTTTCCTGGTGTTTATTCTGCTGAATTGGTTGTTTGCACTATGTGGGAGGCTCTGAGACCGGATATTTCTTTACTTGCTGAGAAGTGTCTTCTTTGGCTTCTTTTGGAAGCAGGGTCTTTGCCTGTTAATGTTTTTCAAGGATGCCTGATCGATGAAAGTCTTCCTTTTAGTTTATGTAAAAATCAAGATAGGAACGTGCAAGATGCTGATGACTATGATGGTGAACCTAAGGATGATGGTGTTACACCCAAGGATGATGATATTTACGAAGAAGTTAATGATGGGCTGGAAGATCATAATATGTCTGGAGGAGAAAGTAGCGGTGAAGGTGATCAGGAAGTTGAGGATAATTCTGGTTCATATGGTAATGGAGGAAGTGATGACAATGACGATGATGATACTGACATGGAGGAGTactctgatgatgatgaagaagaagaaacggATGAGGAAGATGAAGACGATAG GGAAGATGACAGAAGCAATTCTGAAGACAGCACAGATGATAACAAACAGTTTCCACGGCTGAAGAACGCAAGGGATGTTTACACGTCAGAAGACACATTTCGTTTGTTTGAACATGAACGTAGAAAGACGAGAACTCTAGACATTGATGTTATAAGTGACTTGGATTTACGTCGTAGAGGCCTTGAAATCACCTACGAAGTTCGAAAGTCTTGGCAATTTGAAGGGCGTTATACAGTCACTGTGCTGCCAATGGATGGCATAGTGGAGTGCAGCTGCAAGTTTTTTGAATCGTCAGGGGTGCTCTGTAGTCATTCACAATTAGCTCTTAAATGCTTGCGCATTGATAAGATTCCAGATTGTTGTATATTACAAAAAGACAAAAATTTAACCCCTGGCCCTGCTGAAGGATCTGTCACAAAGAACCAAGAGGAACGTCGTCAGTCTTCTCCACATCACACAGATTTTAACAG GTATGCAGGTCCTGGACGTGAAATTATAAGTGGTTTTCAATCTGATGAGGAGATAAGAACTGATTATATTGATCCGCCCCTACTGAGGCATGCGAGTGAGATTTTTTCCTCGAATATATTCAGTATGTTTCAAAAGGAGTACAAGAAATCTGAATATCTTATTGCTCGTGAGGCTGATATTATTATTGAAGATGGACTTATAGTCCATTATGTTGTGGAAAAACTTGGAAACTACAGCTACTGTAGTGCTCCGCGTCATGCAGTATTTGCAGTACCAAGTGATGGCACGGTATGTTGCAGCTGTAAGAAGTTTATGAAAAATGGACTTTTATGCTGTCATGCGATCGTAGTCCTTGATTACTTATGCATAGTGAAGATACCAGGACAATACATACTCGACCAGTTCAAAAAAGATGAGACTGTATCTGCAGTGCAAAAAATTCATGGGTCGGAGTATCAAAACCTGATATCTTTCTTGATTTACAGAGTAATTGAAAAAATATCTGATGAATTGTTTGTAAAGCGTATTAGATCTGAAGAATCTGTGCGTTTGTTGGAGACACGTCTTGATAAAGTGGAAGGCGTGCTGAAATGCATACAAATTAATCAAGAGTGTGTGCATTTACATGAGTCACGGATTAATGAGTTGAAAGACACACTGAAAGGCATAAAAAATAATCTAGACTCTGAGAAGGTTGACAGGGATATTAAATTGGCAACTGGAAAGATTACAGGTGCTGCCAAGGAACCTACAGTGAAGGAGAGTACTGGCTCACATAATGATAGCACTTCACAGGTGTTCGGAAAAGTGGAACAATCCACTAATATTACTGAAGCTTCAAGCTGTTCTTCTCCACCAACCAACTTTGGAACTCAG AGTGATGCGGCGGATAAGTAA
- the LOC108226922 gene encoding uncharacterized protein LOC108226922 isoform X1 gives MTRRSNPNHYSPLLLPSLSFNTLHASLQEMETKIVFPGVYSAELVVCTMWEALRPDISLLAEKCLLWLLLEAGSLPVNVFQGCLIDESLPFSLCKNQDRNVQDADDYDGEPKDDGVTPKDDDIYEEVNDGLEDHNMSGGESSGEGDQEVEDNSGSYGNGGSDDNDDDDTDMEEYSDDDEEEETDEEDEDDREDDRSNSEDSTDDNKQFPRLKNARDVYTSEDTFRLFEHERRKTRTLDIDVISDLDLRRRGLEITYEVRKSWQFEGRYTVTVLPMDGIVECSCKFFESSGVLCSHSQLALKCLRIDKIPDCCILQKDKNLTPGPAEGSVTKNQEERRQSSPHHTDFNRYAGPGREIISGFQSDEEIRTDYIDPPLLRHASEIFSSNIFSMFQKEYKKSEYLIAREADIIIEDGLIVHYVVEKLGNYSYCSAPRHAVFAVPSDGTVCCSCKKFMKNGLLCCHAIVVLDYLCIVKIPGQYILDQFKKDETVSAVQKIHGSEYQNLISFLIYRVIEKISDELFVKRIRSEESVRLLETRLDKVEGVLKCIQINQECVHLHESRINELKDTLKGIKNNLDSEKVDRDIKLATGKITGAAKEPTVKESTGSHNDSTSQVFGKVEQSTNITEASSCSSPPTNFGTQSDAADK, from the exons ATGACTCGCCGATCAAACCCTAATCACTACTCTCCGCTCTTACTCCCTTCTCTCTCGTTCAATACTCTACACGCTTCTT TGCAGGAAATGGAGACAAAAATAGTCTTTCCTGGTGTTTATTCTGCTGAATTGGTTGTTTGCACTATGTGGGAGGCTCTGAGACCGGATATTTCTTTACTTGCTGAGAAGTGTCTTCTTTGGCTTCTTTTGGAAGCAGGGTCTTTGCCTGTTAATGTTTTTCAAGGATGCCTGATCGATGAAAGTCTTCCTTTTAGTTTATGTAAAAATCAAGATAGGAACGTGCAAGATGCTGATGACTATGATGGTGAACCTAAGGATGATGGTGTTACACCCAAGGATGATGATATTTACGAAGAAGTTAATGATGGGCTGGAAGATCATAATATGTCTGGAGGAGAAAGTAGCGGTGAAGGTGATCAGGAAGTTGAGGATAATTCTGGTTCATATGGTAATGGAGGAAGTGATGACAATGACGATGATGATACTGACATGGAGGAGTactctgatgatgatgaagaagaagaaacggATGAGGAAGATGAAGACGATAG GGAAGATGACAGAAGCAATTCTGAAGACAGCACAGATGATAACAAACAGTTTCCACGGCTGAAGAACGCAAGGGATGTTTACACGTCAGAAGACACATTTCGTTTGTTTGAACATGAACGTAGAAAGACGAGAACTCTAGACATTGATGTTATAAGTGACTTGGATTTACGTCGTAGAGGCCTTGAAATCACCTACGAAGTTCGAAAGTCTTGGCAATTTGAAGGGCGTTATACAGTCACTGTGCTGCCAATGGATGGCATAGTGGAGTGCAGCTGCAAGTTTTTTGAATCGTCAGGGGTGCTCTGTAGTCATTCACAATTAGCTCTTAAATGCTTGCGCATTGATAAGATTCCAGATTGTTGTATATTACAAAAAGACAAAAATTTAACCCCTGGCCCTGCTGAAGGATCTGTCACAAAGAACCAAGAGGAACGTCGTCAGTCTTCTCCACATCACACAGATTTTAACAG GTATGCAGGTCCTGGACGTGAAATTATAAGTGGTTTTCAATCTGATGAGGAGATAAGAACTGATTATATTGATCCGCCCCTACTGAGGCATGCGAGTGAGATTTTTTCCTCGAATATATTCAGTATGTTTCAAAAGGAGTACAAGAAATCTGAATATCTTATTGCTCGTGAGGCTGATATTATTATTGAAGATGGACTTATAGTCCATTATGTTGTGGAAAAACTTGGAAACTACAGCTACTGTAGTGCTCCGCGTCATGCAGTATTTGCAGTACCAAGTGATGGCACGGTATGTTGCAGCTGTAAGAAGTTTATGAAAAATGGACTTTTATGCTGTCATGCGATCGTAGTCCTTGATTACTTATGCATAGTGAAGATACCAGGACAATACATACTCGACCAGTTCAAAAAAGATGAGACTGTATCTGCAGTGCAAAAAATTCATGGGTCGGAGTATCAAAACCTGATATCTTTCTTGATTTACAGAGTAATTGAAAAAATATCTGATGAATTGTTTGTAAAGCGTATTAGATCTGAAGAATCTGTGCGTTTGTTGGAGACACGTCTTGATAAAGTGGAAGGCGTGCTGAAATGCATACAAATTAATCAAGAGTGTGTGCATTTACATGAGTCACGGATTAATGAGTTGAAAGACACACTGAAAGGCATAAAAAATAATCTAGACTCTGAGAAGGTTGACAGGGATATTAAATTGGCAACTGGAAAGATTACAGGTGCTGCCAAGGAACCTACAGTGAAGGAGAGTACTGGCTCACATAATGATAGCACTTCACAGGTGTTCGGAAAAGTGGAACAATCCACTAATATTACTGAAGCTTCAAGCTGTTCTTCTCCACCAACCAACTTTGGAACTCAG AGTGATGCGGCGGATAAGTAA
- the LOC108224604 gene encoding nuclear transcription factor Y subunit A-10 isoform X1: MTTMHSVYFKEHEGVQDSIGHLSSASAPWWTGLGTQLPYADTGSQLRSPSVDNNFNGDQYTATKFGEQCMEQGSEKGNTSHFTIFPGSSLSGHSKSPANGPKLLPSQAAFSMQATSPDYHGHFELGFVPPVISAKYPYGEQFYGVFSTYGPEITGRVMLPLNLTTDDGPVFVNAKQYHGIIRRRKSRAKAELQQKLTKNRKPYLHLSRHLHAMRRPRGCGGRFLNTKEKCKEGNNSKMTGMGQLCQSTGSQSSDVLQSDSSLSPREAIHIRSNLSGSEATSMFSMADLNNFPINNMQASILSLSSMMNTGHGIVMPSKWIAAADNCRNLKM; this comes from the exons ATGACGACGATGCATTCTGTATATTTCAAAGAACATGAAGGGGTTCAGGACTCCATCGGTCACTTATCATCTGCTTCAGCCCCGTGGTGGACTGGGCTAGGGACTCAATTGCCATATGCTGATACTGGTAGCCAATTGAGGTCGCCGTCTGTGGATAACAATTTCAATGGAGATCAATACACTGCTACTAAGTTTGGGGAGCAATGCATGGAACAAGGGTCTGAGAAAGGGAACACATCTCATTTCACCATCTTTCCTGGTAGTTCTCTTAGTG gtcactccAAAAGTCCAGCAAATGGACCAAAACTTCTGCCATCTCAGGCCGCCTTTTCCATGCAGGCGACTTCACCAGATTATCATGGCCACTTTGAGCTAGGATTTGTACCACCTGTG ATCTCTGCCAAGTATCCATATGGAGAACAGTTCTATGGAGTCTTTTCAACTTACGGGCCTGAAATTACG GGCCGGGTTATGCTGCCACTGAATTTAACCACTGATGATGGACCAGTATTTGTGAATGCCAAACAGTATCATGGAATAATCAGGCGCCGGAAGTCCCGTGCAAAGGCAGAGCTGCAGCAAAAACTGACCAAAAATCGTAAG CCCTATTTGCATCTTTCTCGCCACCTTCATGCTATGCGCCGACCTAGGGGCTGTGGTGGTCGCTTCCTAAACACAAAAGAGAAATGTAAGGAAGGAAACAACTCAAAAATGACTGGAATGGGACAACTTTGTCAGTCTACTGGTTCTCAGAGTTCGGACGTTCTACAGTCTGATAGCAGTCTCTCTCCAAGAGAGGCAATTCACATCAGGTCTAATCTTTCTGGCTCGGAGGCTACTAGCATGTTCTCCATGGCTGATCTGAACAACTTTCCCATTAACAATATGCAAGCATCCATCCTGTCTCTCTCTAGTATGATGAATACTGGACATGGCATTGTCATGCCTAGCAAGTGGATTGCAGCGGCAGACAACTGCCGCAACCTTAAAATGTGA
- the LOC108224604 gene encoding nuclear transcription factor Y subunit A-10 isoform X2: protein MTTMHSVYFKEHEGVQDSIGHLSSASAPWWTGLGTQLPYADTGSQLRSPSVDNNFNGDQYTATKFGEQCMEQGSEKGNTSHFTIFPGHSKSPANGPKLLPSQAAFSMQATSPDYHGHFELGFVPPVISAKYPYGEQFYGVFSTYGPEITGRVMLPLNLTTDDGPVFVNAKQYHGIIRRRKSRAKAELQQKLTKNRKPYLHLSRHLHAMRRPRGCGGRFLNTKEKCKEGNNSKMTGMGQLCQSTGSQSSDVLQSDSSLSPREAIHIRSNLSGSEATSMFSMADLNNFPINNMQASILSLSSMMNTGHGIVMPSKWIAAADNCRNLKM from the exons ATGACGACGATGCATTCTGTATATTTCAAAGAACATGAAGGGGTTCAGGACTCCATCGGTCACTTATCATCTGCTTCAGCCCCGTGGTGGACTGGGCTAGGGACTCAATTGCCATATGCTGATACTGGTAGCCAATTGAGGTCGCCGTCTGTGGATAACAATTTCAATGGAGATCAATACACTGCTACTAAGTTTGGGGAGCAATGCATGGAACAAGGGTCTGAGAAAGGGAACACATCTCATTTCACCATCTTTCCTG gtcactccAAAAGTCCAGCAAATGGACCAAAACTTCTGCCATCTCAGGCCGCCTTTTCCATGCAGGCGACTTCACCAGATTATCATGGCCACTTTGAGCTAGGATTTGTACCACCTGTG ATCTCTGCCAAGTATCCATATGGAGAACAGTTCTATGGAGTCTTTTCAACTTACGGGCCTGAAATTACG GGCCGGGTTATGCTGCCACTGAATTTAACCACTGATGATGGACCAGTATTTGTGAATGCCAAACAGTATCATGGAATAATCAGGCGCCGGAAGTCCCGTGCAAAGGCAGAGCTGCAGCAAAAACTGACCAAAAATCGTAAG CCCTATTTGCATCTTTCTCGCCACCTTCATGCTATGCGCCGACCTAGGGGCTGTGGTGGTCGCTTCCTAAACACAAAAGAGAAATGTAAGGAAGGAAACAACTCAAAAATGACTGGAATGGGACAACTTTGTCAGTCTACTGGTTCTCAGAGTTCGGACGTTCTACAGTCTGATAGCAGTCTCTCTCCAAGAGAGGCAATTCACATCAGGTCTAATCTTTCTGGCTCGGAGGCTACTAGCATGTTCTCCATGGCTGATCTGAACAACTTTCCCATTAACAATATGCAAGCATCCATCCTGTCTCTCTCTAGTATGATGAATACTGGACATGGCATTGTCATGCCTAGCAAGTGGATTGCAGCGGCAGACAACTGCCGCAACCTTAAAATGTGA
- the LOC108226263 gene encoding uncharacterized protein LOC108226263 codes for MAPRGQIALSRINDDAKRKASLRKRQGGILKKVSELSILCGAEAAVVMYSADNNQFKVWPSESEARATIKKFMSLPEEVRKKNSHTARSFLEEKCRKKKNKALRLIKMNEEKYVGALVVSIYNGKRRFEDIDVEEKKKVISAVDKKKEELIAHIQKLKRKEQQALNSPQVLLPAVNMPLGKRGRNGININGLMAGRDFNSPAAAHEELMNISAKRREMTRRLHEPTYLGGMNQRAPRQPEALSRDVQMPPSIQMANGLDMNYLARGRNFTSPASLTYGQLMNFRANSLSMTQNLHGLTNFSGQHPFTSNLSMEHPSLSTVPANSLNMTQSLHGPTVFSAGSVPNTSNYSLISPCTRVHIGEENFGMMKQHAHLPSLPLDYTLMNQSSNRFHMTDMLSEQMNFGEMMQQCLDKNKNELAIASLRTFIEDCEAEGLIQRGHPPQTLELPRRLGVPPTPHIQHEASSSNMIGDECGWNIVSNIVSTPATTTLDQITYGSDFRWNGLPASAELGQFNFDDGMRDVGWVDEDTAFEFGNAPPSHMMEPAQESLNSLNFQMPSSSYLN; via the exons ATGGCCCCAAGAGGACAGATTGCTCTTTCGAGAATCAACGACGATGCCAAGAGAAAAGCAAGCTTAAGAAAAAGACAAGGAGGAATACTGAAGAAGGTAAGCGAGCTTTCAATATTATGTGGAGCTGAGGCTGCCGTTGTCATGTATAGCGCTGATAATAATCAGTTCAAGGTCTGGCCATCAGAATCCGAAGCCAGagcaacaatcaaaaaatttatgagCTTACCGGAAGAAGTAAGAAAGAAGAATTCACACACGGCTAGAAGCTTCTTGGAAGAAAAATGTaggaaaaagaagaacaaagctCTACGGCTGATCAAGATGAATGAGGAAAAGTATGTGGGAGCTCTTGTAGTATCAATTTATAATGGAAAAAGAAGGTTCGAAGATATTGACGTGGAGGAGAAGAAAAAAGTGATCTCTGCTGTTGACAAAAAGAAAGAGGAACTCATTGCGCATATTCAGAAGCTTAAGAGGAAGGAGCAACAAGCTCTTAATTCACCTCAGGTTCTTCTTCCGGCTGTGAATATGCCACTGGGGAAACGAGGGAGAAATGGCATAAACATAAATGGTCTTATGGCTGGAAGAGATTTTAATTCACCTGCAGCAGCCCATGAAGAATTGATGAATATTAGTG CAAAAAGACGTGAAATGACTAGAAGACTACATGAACCGACATATCTTGGCGGTATGAATCAACGAGCTCCTCGTCAGCCTGAGGCTCTTTCTCGAGACGTGCAGATGCCACCATCAATCCAAATGGCAAATGGTCTAGACATGAATTATCTTGCCCGTGGTAGAAATTTTACATCGCCCGCATCTTTAACTTATGGCCAACTTATGAATTTTAGAG CAAACAGTCTCAGCATGACCCAAAATTTACATGGGCTGACAAATTTTAGCGGTCAACACCCTTTCACTTCTAATTTATCTATGGAACATCCTTCTCTGTCTACTGTGCCAGCAAACAGTCTCAACATGACCCAGAGTTTACATGGGCCAACTGTATTCTCAGCAGGGAGTGTACCAAATACGAGTAATTATAGTTTAATTAGCCCATGTACAAGGGTGCATATTGGAGAGGAGAACTTTGGAATGATGAAACAGCATGCACATCTTCCATCTCTGCCACTTGATTATACACTTATGAATCAGTCATCGAATAGATTCCATATGACAGACATGCTATCCGAACAGATGAATTTTGGTGAAATGATGCAACAATGTCTTGACAAAAACAAAAACGAGTTAGCTATTGCAAGTTTAAGAACATTTATAGAAGATTGCGAGGCTGAGGGACTGATTCAACGTGGACATCCTCCACAGACTCTGGAACTGCCTCGTCGACTAGGAGTGCCCCCAACGCCTCATATCCAGCATGAAGCAAGTAGTTCAAACATGATTGGGGATGAATGTGGCTGGAATATTGTTTCAAATATAGTTTCGACACCAGCAACTACAACACTTGACCAAATTACCTATGGAAGTGATTTCAGGTGGAACGGGCTTCCAGCATCTGCAGAGCTTGGACAGTTCAATTTTGATGATGGTATGCGCGATGTAGGCTGGGTTGATGAAGACACTGCATTTGAATTCGGAAATGCACCTCCTAGTCATATGATGGAACCTGCTCAGGAATCCCTGAACTCCCTGAACTTCCAGATGCCATCTAGTTCTTATTTAAATTGA